Proteins co-encoded in one Xanthomonas campestris pv. badrii genomic window:
- a CDS encoding DUF2782 domain-containing protein — MKRARLLLLPLLLLGGCATTSGGAGGDGIPAGADVTSKTMGNGDKVDEYRVNGQLEMVRITPARGAPYFLYDRDHDGHTDAEKDKVNKVYWQLYSW; from the coding sequence ATGAAGAGAGCACGTCTTTTGCTGTTGCCGCTGCTGCTGCTTGGCGGCTGTGCCACCACCTCCGGCGGCGCTGGCGGTGACGGGATCCCGGCCGGTGCCGATGTCACCAGCAAGACCATGGGCAATGGCGACAAGGTGGACGAATACCGCGTCAACGGTCAGCTGGAAATGGTGCGCATCACGCCGGCACGCGGGGCGCCGTACTTCCTGTACGACCGCGACCACGACGGGCACACCGACGCGGAGAAGGACAAGGTCAACAAGGTGTATTGGCAGCTGTATAGCTGGTGA
- the tssA gene encoding type VI secretion system protein TssA, with the protein MHDDSTLQTLLAPVSDDAPAGPDLEYDPDFLRLERDSAIRAERSLGDSVIAAEEPDWDKVQTLALELSRRSRDLRVASRLGAAWLRLRGLPGWADTLALIHGLLEQHWDSVHPQLDADDDDDPTSRVNALVGLSDPMGLLGVLRTTAFVQSPRLGRFSLRDLRVANGSIKLPDGQSGPSLAEIEACCLDCAPETLAASAQAISDALAHTRAIDALLTERLGTAAPDLRPLLTDLRELERFVLPHWQARDSGAPTDMPEADAVPAGEGSATVAGSARPPGAIAGPDDVLRRLDEICAYYARCEPSSPVPMLLRRAQRLVGCDFLALMKELAPAGIDDLQRVTGPLDNG; encoded by the coding sequence ATGCACGACGACAGCACCCTGCAGACCCTGCTCGCTCCGGTCAGCGACGACGCGCCGGCCGGCCCGGATCTGGAATACGACCCGGACTTCCTGCGCCTGGAGCGCGACTCGGCCATCCGCGCCGAACGCAGCCTGGGCGACAGTGTCATCGCCGCCGAAGAACCGGACTGGGACAAGGTGCAGACGCTGGCGCTGGAACTGAGCCGGCGTAGCCGCGACCTGCGCGTGGCCAGCCGGCTCGGCGCGGCCTGGCTGCGCTTGCGCGGGCTGCCCGGCTGGGCCGACACCCTGGCGCTGATCCACGGCCTGCTGGAGCAGCACTGGGACAGCGTGCACCCGCAACTGGATGCCGACGACGACGACGACCCCACCTCGCGCGTCAATGCCCTGGTCGGCCTGAGCGATCCCATGGGCCTGCTCGGTGTGCTGCGCACCACCGCGTTCGTGCAGTCGCCGCGGCTGGGCCGTTTCAGCCTGCGCGACCTGCGCGTGGCCAACGGCAGCATCAAGCTCCCCGACGGCCAGAGCGGCCCCAGCCTGGCCGAAATCGAAGCCTGCTGCCTGGACTGCGCGCCCGAGACGCTGGCCGCCTCCGCCCAGGCCATCAGCGATGCGCTGGCGCACACGCGTGCGATCGACGCCCTGCTGACCGAACGCCTGGGCACCGCCGCGCCGGACCTGCGCCCGCTGCTGACCGACCTGCGCGAGCTGGAGCGCTTCGTGCTGCCGCATTGGCAGGCCCGCGACAGCGGTGCCCCGACCGACATGCCCGAGGCCGACGCCGTGCCGGCAGGCGAGGGCAGCGCCACGGTGGCCGGCAGCGCCCGCCCGCCCGGTGCCATTGCCGGTCCGGACGATGTGCTGCGCCGCCTGGACGAGATCTGCGCCTACTACGCGCGCTGCGAGCCCTCCAGCCCGGTCCCGATGCTGCTGCGCCGCGCGCAGCGCCTGGTGGGCTGCGACTTCCTGGCCCTGATGAAGGAACTGGCCCCGGCCGGCATCGACGACCTGCAACGCGTCACCGGCCCGCTGGACAACGGCTGA
- a CDS encoding beta strand repeat-containing protein translates to MHATHTAVTAAGRCPRALPPRAPLALALAAALTLSAPAAAQVASTQLPTGGSIAGGTGTIQAPSGATQVITQTSNRMALTWSSFDVGSAATVRFDQPSTSAAVLNLIGGSAPSQIFGNLSSNGQVFLINSRGVLFGDTAQVNVGGLVASSLGTSAANFMNSTDALDAGGSTAPVINSGTITAAAGSVNLIGGQVVNNGTITATAGNITLAGADRATLTFESGGFGVIITRALQSQLATLAVQNTGSLIAPGGTISLQARAASGVFSELINNSGIISAASLSDAGSDGNVSLIANGATGTSIGGSGSIDVDTGSISYSTEGSVQQTGVLTAARLDATTGNDLLLTGSNQMDTIGATVGRNLSVTNARDLAQTNALDVDGTSTFALAANTLTLDNAGNDFTGAVTITAGATSINDGNALMLGTLSTGNLTATSNGALNLGSGSVTGTLAATSNNGAISQSTVSGLTVTGTSNLQAGTGGITLATGSNDFQQAVTLTGGTTSITDSNALTLGTLSTGNLTATSTGDLNLGTGTVGGVLTAISNGGTITQADVLNVTGTGTINAVGGAIALGNNGNDFTGALSLTGGSINLHDRNDLSITALTNGPNGAVELFSNATLSLSPFAIDTGTALLYLASNGGALSTAGNLRGGTVSLRARDGVAIGHDIDATSLNLTTGNAAVNQSAGSVVVATTTTANTDGGALALTGAGNNFSGVLNLSAGNVQLNDVDGISLGTLNTGALTVNSNGALNLGRGTINGALTANSGGGAITQTNPLTVTGASTLNAGSGTITLDNAGNDFQAAVGLTGNGITLRDANALTVGALTTTGTAAVQVLAGGALTLPAQAIDTGTGDLSLISLGGALTTAGTLAGNNVALRASGALNLAHAIQARGTLGLTSDTAAITQTAGLLDVTGATTASAAAGVGAITLNGTNNDFQGALSLTGGTVLINDRNALDLGSLDTSTLTVASHGNLDLGQGTIGGRLTASSNGGTIGQSGALTLTGAATLDAGSGAIALSNSDNDFQDALALTGTGISVHDRNALRIGALSAAAGGDVALTAGGGLSLPAQAIDIGSGNLSLTAEGGLLGTSGGLSANQIRLRGGSGLTLAHDVTAADSLTLTTNNTAITQTAGAVTAGALATVDAGTGAIALAGSGNDFVAQLALTGSGIAVYDSNDLSIASLSSGSNSPVTLTAGRALSLPMQAIDTGSADLRLSSESGTLLTNGVLSGRNVSLDAGAGMVLRHDVNASGNLRLTTDDASIAQQSGRADVDGTTEIIAGSGDVSLTSPSNVFSDTVSVSGDQVQIDALGALRFGSFATTTLAARSGGALNLGQGSTTGTLIARSGSGGITQTGAVTAGGASTMDAGSSAITLNDANNDFQGAVGVTGNGITVTDRNTLSVSSITGNSNGDIALTAQALDLPASAISAGTGTLSLTATGSALSTGGNLSGSNVVLDARDGLTLAHDITTGNLTLRTTNTAINQTAGQLTVGGLTDANAGTANIALTGNNDFQNAVTLTGGAIQLNDPNALTLGTLNTGALTVTSNGALNLGQGTVDGALNANSTSDGIVQTGALNITGTSTLNAGSGAITLDSTNNDFAGALTLTAGTARIVDANALTLDQVAVGALDVRSSGLLNLGAGNAGSLSAASNGGAIGQAGALVIAGDSVIDAGAGAVTLNESGNDFGGGLAVTAGTVQLRDVNALSLATSRVDAIAAVAGGDITQTGVLSASGNASFDAGVGAIALVAPGNDFGGPVSLRGGAVGIADTNALTLGRLDVTTLDATSHGDLNLGFGVIAGTLSASSDGGAIRQGGSLRVLGDAALNAGSGTITLGAPSIELAGKVDLSAAVAQIDSAASLTLGVLDVGELNVWSLDALNLGQGRIGTLTARSALGAISQTGPLEVSGSSRIASSANDVRLDNVNNDFVGALSVFGKDVTLIDRNALMLGQVDAQQLTVTSTGPLNLGWGWVSGALRATSNGGAIDQIVAIGVGGASVIDAGTGTITLADRFNDFIGGVSLFGGASRIADNNALTLDTFAVTSLSATSNATPLDWATRETLTFGSGRVDGALTAISSGGAIVQRGALSVGGVTTLDAASTNSFVATAGSITLTGNNAFAGAVSLTGGATQLNAGSALTVGAVNTGALTVTSNGALNLGQGTVDGALIANSASGAITQAGALNVSGTSTLTAGSSAITLNDADNDFSGAVTAAGSGIVLVDRNDLQVASVQSGGNASVSLDAGGALQLPASAIDVGTGALSLIARGGTLTTTHALRGGDVQLSGANGITLGEGISASGTLRLRSTNAAITQNAGTLQVAGNSVVDAGSGAITLDAAGNDFQGLLALTGGAMRVRDANALTLDALDTGALNVASNGALNLGFGLVDGDLDAASNGGAVTQTAALTVTGATRINSAGATIALADAGNDFQSALSLSGGDTRVRDRNGLTLGTLDVGALDVASGAGLNLGQGRIGGTLVARSGSNGIGSTGRLTAQAVVRPAATGVDITQQGALTIVVNSVLDAGTGAIVLTDAGNDFQGSVQASGGSIALADRNDLAAAAQSGGAVDLQAGGQLSSSGAISGSSVTLGSGGAMQLAHDITSAGTLNLRSGGAITQRAGSLRAAQLSGSAAGVATLTGAGNAIGTLGDFSAQGLDVFSATTLQVSGRVDGGSLLRLGSGGALLLDGQLNGASTWLQAVAGIGQRAGSTLTANLLSGNAAGPVVLGDAGSFIDNRVVRLGNFTASNGFSLTNAGDLTLVLSDGSSYSVDAGDSALFLSVRGDLVQDGRATLRDGIGSFSATGRIGTQDNPLYVIGTGTQTIGLVGAPPAYFNATTADGGLLDLGGGSSFNVPASAFAGRAQSSASRTIAFVDLSASGTPYRAFGLVRPGLRLPDDQQPACDAGDPDAVCTPQ, encoded by the coding sequence ATGCACGCCACCCACACCGCCGTCACCGCAGCAGGCCGTTGCCCCCGTGCGTTGCCGCCGCGTGCGCCGCTGGCGCTTGCGCTGGCCGCCGCGCTCACGCTCAGCGCACCGGCCGCCGCGCAGGTCGCCAGCACCCAGCTGCCGACCGGGGGCAGCATCGCCGGTGGCACCGGCACCATCCAGGCGCCCAGCGGCGCCACCCAGGTGATCACCCAGACCTCGAACCGGATGGCGCTGACCTGGTCGTCCTTCGACGTCGGCTCGGCGGCGACGGTGCGCTTCGATCAGCCTTCCACGAGCGCGGCGGTGCTCAACCTGATCGGCGGCAGCGCGCCCAGCCAGATCTTCGGCAACCTCAGTTCCAACGGGCAGGTGTTCCTGATCAACAGCCGCGGCGTGCTGTTCGGCGACACCGCGCAGGTCAATGTCGGCGGGCTGGTGGCCAGCAGCCTGGGCACCAGCGCGGCCAACTTCATGAATAGTACCGACGCGCTCGATGCCGGCGGTTCCACCGCTCCGGTCATCAACAGCGGCACCATCACCGCCGCGGCCGGCTCGGTCAACCTGATCGGTGGTCAGGTGGTCAACAATGGCACCATCACCGCCACCGCGGGCAACATCACCCTGGCAGGCGCCGACCGTGCCACGCTCACGTTTGAATCCGGCGGTTTCGGCGTCATCATCACCCGCGCATTGCAATCGCAGCTCGCCACGCTGGCCGTGCAGAACACCGGCAGCCTGATCGCGCCCGGCGGCACCATCAGCTTGCAGGCCCGTGCCGCCAGCGGGGTGTTCAGTGAGCTGATCAACAACAGCGGCATCATCAGTGCCGCCTCGCTGTCCGATGCCGGAAGCGACGGCAATGTCTCGTTGATCGCCAATGGCGCCACCGGCACCTCCATCGGTGGCAGCGGCAGCATCGATGTCGATACCGGCTCGATCAGCTACTCCACCGAGGGCAGCGTGCAACAAACCGGCGTGCTGACCGCCGCCAGACTGGATGCCACGACCGGCAATGATCTCCTGCTCACCGGCAGCAACCAGATGGACACCATCGGCGCAACGGTCGGCCGCAACTTGAGCGTGACCAACGCGCGCGACCTCGCTCAGACCAACGCACTCGATGTGGACGGAACCAGCACCTTCGCGCTGGCCGCCAATACGCTCACCCTGGACAACGCGGGCAATGACTTCACCGGCGCGGTCACCATCACCGCTGGCGCCACCAGCATCAACGATGGCAATGCGCTGATGCTGGGGACGCTGTCCACCGGCAACCTCACCGCCACGAGCAATGGCGCGCTCAATCTGGGCAGCGGTAGTGTGACCGGCACGCTGGCTGCCACCAGCAACAACGGGGCGATCAGCCAGTCCACGGTGAGCGGTCTGACTGTGACCGGCACCAGCAACCTGCAGGCCGGCACCGGCGGCATCACGCTGGCTACCGGCAGCAATGATTTCCAGCAGGCAGTCACGCTGACCGGCGGCACCACCAGCATCACCGACAGCAACGCGCTGACGCTGGGGACGCTGTCCACCGGCAACCTCACTGCCACCAGCACGGGCGACTTGAACCTCGGGACCGGCACGGTGGGCGGTGTCCTGACTGCCATCAGCAACGGCGGGACCATCACCCAGGCCGACGTGTTGAACGTCACCGGTACCGGCACCATCAATGCCGTCGGCGGCGCCATTGCATTAGGCAACAACGGCAACGACTTCACCGGCGCCCTCAGCCTCACCGGCGGCAGCATCAACCTGCACGACCGCAACGATCTCAGCATCACTGCGTTGACCAACGGCCCCAACGGCGCGGTGGAGCTGTTCTCCAATGCCACCCTCAGCCTGTCCCCTTTCGCGATCGACACCGGCACCGCCTTGCTGTATCTGGCTTCCAACGGCGGTGCGCTGAGTACGGCCGGCAACCTCCGTGGCGGCACCGTGAGCTTGCGCGCGCGTGACGGCGTCGCCATCGGTCACGACATCGATGCCACGTCGCTGAACCTGACCACCGGCAATGCCGCGGTGAACCAGAGCGCGGGCAGCGTGGTGGTGGCCACCACCACCACCGCCAACACCGATGGCGGCGCGCTCGCCCTGACCGGGGCGGGCAATAATTTTTCCGGCGTGCTGAATCTCTCCGCCGGCAACGTGCAACTCAACGATGTCGACGGGATTTCCCTGGGGACGTTGAACACCGGTGCGCTGACCGTCAACAGCAACGGTGCCTTGAACCTGGGCAGAGGCACCATCAACGGCGCATTGACCGCCAACAGCGGCGGTGGGGCGATCACCCAGACCAATCCACTGACCGTGACCGGCGCCAGCACGCTGAATGCCGGCAGCGGCACCATCACCCTGGACAACGCCGGCAACGATTTCCAGGCGGCTGTCGGCCTCACCGGCAACGGCATCACCCTGCGCGACGCCAACGCCCTGACCGTGGGCGCGCTGACCACCACCGGGACCGCTGCCGTCCAGGTGCTGGCGGGCGGTGCGCTCACGCTGCCCGCGCAGGCGATCGACACCGGCACCGGGGATCTCAGCCTGATCTCGCTTGGCGGTGCGCTGACCACCGCGGGCACGCTGGCGGGCAACAACGTGGCGCTGCGCGCCAGCGGCGCCCTGAACCTGGCGCACGCGATCCAGGCACGCGGCACGCTCGGGCTGACCAGCGACACGGCAGCGATCACCCAGACCGCCGGTCTGCTCGATGTGACCGGGGCCACGACCGCCTCGGCGGCGGCAGGCGTCGGCGCAATCACCTTGAACGGCACCAACAACGACTTCCAGGGTGCGCTGTCGCTCACCGGCGGCACCGTGCTGATCAACGACCGCAACGCGCTCGACCTCGGCAGTCTCGACACCAGCACCCTCACCGTCGCCAGCCACGGCAACCTGGACCTGGGGCAGGGAACGATCGGTGGCCGCCTGACCGCTTCCAGCAACGGCGGCACGATCGGGCAGAGCGGCGCACTGACCCTGACCGGTGCGGCCACGCTGGACGCGGGCAGCGGCGCCATTGCGCTGAGCAACAGCGACAACGATTTCCAGGATGCGCTGGCATTGACCGGCACCGGTATCTCGGTCCACGACCGCAACGCGCTGCGCATCGGTGCACTGAGCGCCGCAGCCGGCGGCGATGTCGCCCTCACTGCCGGTGGCGGACTGTCGCTGCCCGCGCAGGCGATCGACATCGGCAGCGGCAATCTGAGCCTGACCGCCGAGGGCGGGCTGCTCGGCACCAGCGGCGGGCTGAGCGCCAACCAGATCCGTCTGCGCGGTGGCAGCGGGTTGACCCTGGCGCATGACGTCACTGCCGCCGACAGCCTGACCCTGACCACCAACAACACGGCCATTACCCAGACCGCCGGTGCGGTCACCGCCGGCGCGCTTGCCACGGTCGATGCCGGCACCGGCGCCATTGCGCTGGCCGGCAGCGGCAACGACTTCGTGGCGCAGCTGGCATTGACCGGCAGCGGCATCGCCGTCTACGACAGCAACGACCTGTCCATCGCCTCGCTGAGCAGCGGCAGCAACAGCCCGGTCACGCTGACCGCAGGCCGCGCGCTCAGCCTGCCGATGCAGGCGATCGATACCGGCAGTGCGGACCTTCGCCTGAGCTCGGAGAGCGGCACCCTGCTGACCAACGGCGTGCTGAGCGGGCGCAATGTCAGCCTCGATGCAGGCGCCGGCATGGTGCTGCGGCACGACGTCAACGCCAGCGGCAACCTGCGGCTGACCACCGACGATGCATCGATTGCCCAGCAGAGCGGCAGGGCCGATGTCGACGGCACCACCGAGATCATCGCCGGCAGCGGCGATGTATCGCTGACCAGCCCGTCCAATGTGTTCAGCGACACGGTATCGGTGAGCGGCGACCAGGTGCAGATCGATGCGCTCGGCGCGTTGCGTTTCGGCAGCTTCGCCACCACTACGCTGGCCGCGCGCAGCGGCGGCGCACTGAACCTGGGGCAGGGCAGCACCACCGGCACGCTGATCGCCCGCAGCGGCAGTGGCGGCATCACCCAGACCGGTGCAGTCACAGCCGGCGGCGCATCCACCATGGATGCCGGCAGTAGTGCAATCACGCTGAATGACGCCAACAACGATTTTCAGGGCGCCGTCGGCGTGACCGGCAACGGCATCACCGTGACCGACCGCAACACCTTGTCGGTGTCATCGATCACCGGCAACAGCAATGGCGATATCGCGTTGACCGCGCAGGCGCTCGATCTCCCGGCATCGGCGATCTCCGCCGGCACCGGCACGCTCAGCCTGACCGCCACCGGCAGCGCCCTCAGCACGGGCGGCAACCTCAGCGGCAGCAACGTCGTCTTGGATGCACGCGACGGGCTGACGCTGGCACACGACATCACCACCGGCAACTTGACCCTGCGCACTACCAATACCGCGATCAACCAGACCGCCGGCCAACTCACGGTTGGTGGTCTCACTGACGCAAACGCCGGCACCGCCAACATTGCACTGACCGGCAACAACGACTTCCAGAACGCGGTGACGCTGACAGGCGGCGCTATACAACTCAATGACCCCAACGCGCTGACACTGGGCACGCTCAACACCGGCGCACTCACTGTCACCAGCAATGGCGCATTGAACCTGGGCCAGGGCACGGTCGATGGTGCGCTCAACGCCAACAGCACCAGCGACGGCATCGTCCAGACCGGCGCACTCAACATCACCGGCACCAGCACGCTCAACGCCGGCAGTGGTGCCATCACGCTGGACAGTACGAACAACGATTTTGCCGGTGCGCTCACCCTGACTGCCGGAACGGCCCGGATCGTGGATGCCAACGCGCTCACCCTGGATCAGGTTGCCGTCGGCGCACTCGACGTCAGAAGCAGTGGCCTGTTGAATCTGGGCGCGGGCAATGCAGGGAGCCTGTCGGCCGCCAGCAACGGTGGTGCCATCGGGCAGGCTGGCGCACTCGTCATCGCCGGCGACAGCGTGATCGACGCCGGCGCTGGCGCGGTCACGTTGAACGAGAGCGGCAACGATTTTGGCGGTGGGCTTGCAGTGACCGCGGGTACGGTGCAGCTGCGCGATGTCAACGCACTGTCGCTGGCAACCTCGCGCGTGGATGCCATCGCGGCGGTTGCTGGTGGCGACATCACCCAGACGGGCGTGTTGTCGGCATCCGGCAACGCCTCTTTCGATGCCGGTGTGGGCGCCATCGCATTGGTGGCACCGGGCAACGACTTCGGTGGACCCGTTTCGCTGCGTGGCGGCGCGGTGGGGATTGCCGACACCAATGCATTGACGCTGGGACGACTGGATGTCACCACGCTGGATGCGACCAGTCATGGTGACCTGAATCTGGGCTTTGGCGTCATCGCTGGCACGTTGTCGGCGAGCAGCGACGGCGGTGCGATAAGACAGGGCGGCTCGCTCCGTGTCCTTGGTGACGCCGCGCTCAATGCGGGCTCGGGTACCATCACATTGGGTGCTCCATCCATCGAGCTGGCGGGTAAGGTTGATCTCAGCGCGGCAGTGGCGCAGATTGATAGCGCCGCGTCCCTGACCCTGGGAGTGCTCGACGTCGGAGAGCTCAACGTCTGGAGCCTGGATGCACTCAATCTTGGACAAGGCCGTATCGGCACACTGACGGCTCGCAGCGCTCTCGGCGCCATTTCGCAAACGGGTCCACTTGAGGTGTCCGGCAGTAGCCGCATCGCGTCCAGTGCCAATGACGTTCGTCTAGATAATGTCAACAACGATTTCGTTGGCGCGCTTTCGGTTTTCGGAAAAGACGTGACGTTGATCGACCGCAATGCGCTAATGCTGGGTCAAGTGGACGCGCAGCAGCTCACTGTGACCAGCACAGGTCCACTCAACCTTGGATGGGGCTGGGTGAGCGGCGCCTTGCGTGCAACCAGTAATGGCGGCGCAATCGATCAAATCGTCGCCATCGGGGTGGGTGGCGCCAGTGTGATCGATGCAGGTACCGGAACAATTACGCTCGCAGATCGGTTCAACGACTTCATAGGCGGAGTCAGTCTTTTCGGTGGCGCAAGCCGGATCGCTGACAACAACGCGCTGACGCTGGATACCTTCGCGGTAACCAGCTTGAGCGCAACCAGCAATGCAACGCCCCTGGATTGGGCTACCAGGGAGACACTCACCTTCGGAAGTGGTCGTGTCGATGGTGCATTGACGGCCATCAGCAGCGGCGGCGCCATCGTGCAACGCGGTGCGCTCAGCGTGGGCGGCGTCACTACCCTCGATGCTGCCAGCACCAACAGCTTCGTTGCCACTGCGGGCAGCATCACCCTGACCGGCAACAATGCATTCGCAGGCGCGGTAAGCCTCACCGGCGGCGCAACCCAGCTCAATGCAGGCTCCGCGCTCACCGTGGGCGCGGTCAACACCGGCGCACTCACTGTCACCAGCAACGGCGCATTGAATCTTGGTCAGGGCACGGTGGACGGCGCGCTGATCGCCAACAGCGCCAGTGGCGCCATCACTCAGGCCGGCGCACTCAACGTCAGTGGCACCAGCACGCTCACCGCCGGCAGCAGCGCAATCACGCTGAATGACGCCGACAACGATTTCTCCGGTGCCGTGACCGCGGCAGGTTCCGGCATCGTGCTGGTGGACCGCAACGACCTGCAGGTTGCATCCGTGCAGAGCGGCGGCAACGCCTCGGTGTCGCTGGATGCCGGCGGCGCCCTGCAGCTGCCAGCCAGTGCGATCGATGTCGGGACCGGTGCGCTGAGCCTCATTGCACGCGGCGGTACGCTGACCACCACGCACGCCTTGCGCGGCGGCGATGTGCAGCTCAGCGGTGCCAACGGGATTACGCTGGGCGAGGGCATCAGCGCCAGCGGCACGCTGCGCCTGCGCAGTACCAACGCAGCCATCACCCAGAATGCAGGCACGTTGCAGGTGGCTGGCAACAGCGTGGTGGATGCCGGCAGCGGCGCGATCACGCTGGACGCGGCGGGCAACGATTTCCAGGGGCTGCTGGCGCTGACCGGCGGCGCCATGCGGGTGCGCGATGCCAATGCGCTCACCCTGGACGCGCTCGACACCGGCGCACTGAATGTCGCCAGCAACGGTGCATTGAATCTGGGTTTTGGCCTGGTCGATGGCGATCTGGATGCCGCCAGCAACGGCGGTGCGGTGACACAGACCGCTGCGCTGACCGTGACCGGCGCCACCCGCATCAACAGCGCCGGCGCGACCATCGCGCTGGCCGATGCCGGCAACGATTTCCAGTCGGCCCTCAGCCTGAGTGGTGGCGATACCCGTGTGCGTGATCGCAACGGGCTGACGCTGGGCACGCTGGACGTGGGCGCGCTGGACGTTGCCAGCGGCGCCGGCCTGAACCTGGGCCAGGGCCGCATCGGCGGCACGCTGGTGGCGCGTAGTGGCAGTAACGGGATCGGCAGCACCGGCAGGCTGACCGCGCAGGCGGTGGTGCGCCCGGCCGCAACCGGCGTAGACATCACCCAGCAGGGCGCGTTGACCATCGTCGTCAATAGCGTGCTCGACGCCGGCACCGGTGCCATCGTGCTCACCGATGCCGGCAACGATTTCCAGGGCAGCGTGCAGGCCAGCGGCGGCAGCATTGCCCTGGCCGATCGCAACGACCTGGCTGCCGCCGCGCAATCCGGTGGTGCGGTGGACCTGCAGGCCGGCGGACAGCTGTCCAGCAGTGGCGCGATCAGCGGCAGCAGCGTGACGCTGGGCAGCGGTGGCGCCATGCAGCTCGCACACGACATCACCAGTGCCGGCACGCTCAACCTGCGCAGCGGCGGTGCGATCACCCAGCGCGCCGGCAGCCTGCGCGCTGCGCAACTCAGCGGCAGTGCCGCCGGTGTGGCCACGCTGACAGGGGCCGGCAATGCCATCGGCACGCTGGGCGATTTCAGTGCGCAGGGCCTGGACGTGTTCAGCGCCACCACGCTGCAGGTCAGCGGGCGCGTGGATGGCGGCAGCCTGCTGCGGTTGGGCAGCGGTGGCGCCCTGTTGCTGGACGGCCAGCTCAACGGCGCCAGCACCTGGTTGCAGGCAGTGGCCGGTATCGGCCAGCGCGCCGGCAGCACGCTTACCGCCAACCTGCTCAGCGGCAACGCCGCCGGGCCAGTGGTGCTGGGCGATGCCGGCAGCTTCATCGACAACCGCGTGGTGCGCCTGGGCAATTTCACCGCCAGCAACGGCTTCAGCCTGACCAATGCCGGCGACCTCACCCTGGTGCTGTCCGACGGCAGCAGCTACAGCGTGGATGCCGGCGACAGCGCGCTGTTCCTGTCGGTGCGCGGTGACCTGGTGCAGGACGGCCGCGCCACGCTGCGCGATGGCATCGGCAGCTTCTCGGCCACCGGCCGCATCGGCACGCAAGACAATCCGCTGTACGTGATCGGCACCGGCACCCAGACGATCGGGTTGGTTGGCGCGCCGCCGGCCTATTTCAATGCCACCACCGCCGACGGCGGCCTGCTGGACCTGGGCGGTGGCTCCAGCTTCAACGTGCCGGCCTCCGCGTTCGCCGGCCGCGCGCAGAGTTCGGCCAGCCGCACCATCGCCTTTGTCGATCTGTCCGCGTCGGGCACGCCGTACCGCGCGTTCGGCCTGGTTCGCCCGGGGCTGCGCCTGCCCGACGACCAGCAGCCGGCCTGCGATGCCGGCGACCCGGATGCTGTCTGCACGCCCCAATGA